A portion of the Suricata suricatta isolate VVHF042 chromosome 11, meerkat_22Aug2017_6uvM2_HiC, whole genome shotgun sequence genome contains these proteins:
- the PSMA1 gene encoding proteasome subunit alpha type-1: MFRNQYDNDVTVWSPQGRIHQIEYAMEAVKQGSATVGLKSKTHAVLVALKRAQSELAAHQKKILHVDNHIGISIAGLTADARLLCNFMRQECLDSRFVFDRPLPVSRLVSLIGSKTQIPTQRYGRRPYGVGLLIAGYDDMGPHVFQTCPSANYFDCRAMSIGARSQSARTYLERHMSEFMECNLNELVKHGLRALRETLPAEQDLTTKNVSIGIVGKDLEFTIYDDDDVSPFLEGLEERPQRKAQPAQPADEPAEKADEPMEH, from the exons ATG tttCGCAACCAGTATGACAATGATGTCACTGTTTGGAGCCCTCAG GGCAGGATTCATCAAATTGAATATGCAATGGAAGCTGTTAAACAAGGTTCAGCCACAGTTGGTCTGAAATCAAAAACCCATGCAGTGCTGGTTGCACTGAAG AGAGCACAGTCAGAGCTTGCAgctcatcagaaaaaaattctccatGTTGACAACCATATTGGTATCTCAATTGCGGGACTCACTGCTGATGCTAGACTGTTATG taattttatgCGCCAGGAGTGTTTGGATTCCAGATTTGTATTTGACAGACCTCTTCCTGTGTCTCGTCTTGTATCTCTAATTGGAAGCA AGACCCAGATACCAACGCAGCGATATGGCCGGAGACCATATGGTGTTGGACTGCTTATTGCTGGTTATGAT gaTATGGGCCCTCACGTTTTCCAGACCTGTCCCTCTGCTAACTATTTTGACTGTAGAGCTATGTCCATTGGAGCACGTTCTCAATCAGCTCGTACTTACTTGGAGAGACATATGTCTGAGTTTATGGAGT GTAATTTGAATGAACTGGTTAAACATGGACTGCGTGCCTTACGAGAGACACTTCCTGCAGAACAGGACCTAACTACAAAG AATGTTTCCATTGGAATTGTTGGTAAAGACTTGGAGTTTACgatttatgatgatgatgatgtatcTCCGTTCCTGGAAGGTCTTGAAGAAAGACCACAAAGAAAGGCACAG CCTGCTCAACCTGCTGATGAACCTGCAGAAAAGGCTGATGAACCAATGGAACATTAA